A portion of the Fusobacterium nucleatum genome contains these proteins:
- a CDS encoding Na+/H+ antiporter NhaC family protein produces METKASFKGLIPFLVFILLYLGTGIFLHIAGVELAFYQLPGPVAAFAGIVVAFIIFNGTIQEKFNTFLEGCGHPDIITMCIIYLLAGAFAVVSKAMGGVDSTVNLGITYIPPHYIAVGLFIIGAFISTATGTSVGSIVALGPIAVGLGEKSGVPMALILAAVMGGAMFGDNLSVISDTTIAATKTQGVEMKDKFRINLYIALPAAILTIILLFFFARPDIIPEAVTHEYNLVKVFPYIFVLVMALAGVNVFVVLTSGILLSGIIGFIYGDFTLLGYGKEIYNGFTNMTEIFVLSLLTGGMAQMVTRQGGIQWVIDTVQKFIVGKKSAKVGVGLLVSLADIAVANNTVAIIITGGISKKISEKNNVDLRESAAILDIFSCIFQGLIPYGAQMLILLGFAGDKVAPTQLIPLLWYQLLLGIFTLIYIFVPQISKKALSILDKNIEKK; encoded by the coding sequence ATGGAGACTAAGGCTAGTTTTAAAGGTTTAATTCCATTTTTAGTATTTATTTTGCTTTATCTGGGGACTGGTATTTTCCTACATATAGCAGGAGTAGAATTAGCATTCTATCAATTACCTGGACCTGTTGCAGCTTTTGCAGGAATAGTTGTTGCTTTTATCATATTTAATGGAACTATACAAGAAAAATTCAACACTTTTCTTGAAGGTTGTGGTCATCCAGATATAATCACAATGTGTATTATTTATCTTTTGGCAGGAGCTTTTGCAGTAGTTTCAAAAGCTATGGGTGGAGTTGATTCAACAGTTAATTTGGGTATAACTTACATTCCTCCACATTATATAGCAGTTGGATTATTTATAATAGGAGCTTTTATATCAACAGCAACTGGAACATCAGTTGGTTCAATAGTTGCACTTGGACCAATAGCGGTTGGACTTGGAGAAAAAAGTGGAGTTCCAATGGCTTTGATTTTAGCAGCTGTAATGGGTGGAGCAATGTTTGGAGATAATCTGTCAGTAATTTCTGACACTACAATAGCAGCAACTAAAACACAAGGTGTTGAGATGAAAGATAAATTTAGAATAAACTTATATATAGCTCTACCAGCAGCTATACTTACAATAATTTTGTTATTCTTCTTTGCTAGACCTGATATTATACCAGAAGCTGTAACACATGAATATAATTTAGTAAAAGTTTTTCCTTATATTTTCGTGCTTGTAATGGCACTAGCTGGTGTAAATGTTTTTGTTGTTTTAACATCAGGAATTTTACTTTCAGGAATAATTGGATTTATCTATGGTGATTTTACTTTATTAGGTTATGGGAAAGAAATCTATAATGGTTTTACAAATATGACAGAAATTTTTGTACTTTCACTTTTAACTGGTGGAATGGCTCAGATGGTAACAAGACAAGGTGGAATACAATGGGTTATAGATACTGTACAAAAATTTATAGTTGGTAAAAAAAGTGCAAAAGTTGGTGTGGGACTTTTAGTTTCATTAGCTGATATAGCTGTTGCAAATAATACTGTTGCTATTATAATAACTGGTGGAATTTCTAAAAAGATTTCTGAAAAAAATAATGTGGATTTAAGGGAAAGTGCAGCTATTCTTGATATTTTCTCTTGTATATTTCAAGGATTAATACCTTATGGAGCTCAAATGTTAATACTTTTAGGTTTTGCTGGAGATAAAGTTGCTCCAACACAATTAATACCTTTATTATGGTATCAATTATTGTTAGGAATTTTCACATTAATTTACATATTTGTTCCTCAAATAAGTAAAAAAGCGTTGAGTATATTGGATAAAAATATAGAAAAAAAATAA